One Drechmeria coniospora strain ARSEF 6962 chromosome 01, whole genome shotgun sequence genomic region harbors:
- a CDS encoding pyruvate formate lyase activating enzyme — protein MNTLQRRSFKVSAFGRLSSGRIRCPSRSLHLAPPFLLDGYTPRHQTLSASDAARKRARAYAHLGHCNLCPRMCGVNRREKTGMCLVGDDVLVSVIAPHFGEEPCIQGHNGSGAVFMSGCNLRCVFCQNFDISHRRNGMRLTPEALGEWYLKLQDVGAVHNINIVTPEHVVPQVALSILHATELGLRLPIVYNTSSFDSRASLELMDGLVDIYLADFKLWHADSSKRLLKADDYAATARESIRAMQSQVGDLCFTADGLAKRGLLVRHLAMPGKEAEGAQIMRFLASDISKDCFVNIMEQYHPDGHVGKKVKGTRAGRGSDEVRYGELNRAVTDDEVSSIRHAAEDAGLWRFNDPPRHDGFAI, from the exons ATGAACACCCTGCAGCGACGCTCGTTCAAGGTCTCGGCCTTTGGACGCCTGTCGTCGGGCCGGATCCGGTGCCCTAGCCGCAGCCTTCACCTCGCAccccccttcctcctcgacggctacACGCCGCGACACCAGACGCTGAGTGCCAGCGATGCGGCAAGGAAACGGGCGCGGGCGTACGCTCATCTCGGCCACTGCAATCTGTGCCCGCGAATGTGCGGGGTGAACCGCCGTGAGAAGACGGGCAtgtgcctcgtcggcgacgatgtcTTGGTCAGCGTCATCGCCCCTCACTTTGGTGAAG AACCCTGCATCCAGGGCCACAACGGCAGCGGTGCCGTCTTCATGAGTGGCTGCAACCTTCGCTGCGTCTTCTGCCAAAACTTTGACATCTCCCATCGGCGCAACGGCATGCGTCTCACGCCCGAGGCGCTCGGCGAATGGTACCTGAAGCTGcaggacgtcggcgccgtccacAACATCAACATCGTCACGCCCGAGCACGTCGTTCCCCAGGTCGCCCTGAGCATCTTGCACGCCACCGAGCTCGGTCTCCGGCTGCCGATCGTCTACAACACGTCGAGCTTCGACTCGCGAGCGTCCCTCGAGCTCAtggacggcctcgtcgacatctACCTCGCCGACTTCAAACTCTGGCACGCCGACTCGTCCAAGAGGTtgctcaaggccgacgactacgccgcgacggcgagggagagcATCCGTGCCATGCAGAGCCAAGTCGGCGATCTGTGCttcaccgccgacggcttgGCGAAGAGGGGCCTGCTGGTCCGACACCTGGCCATGCCCggcaaggaggccgagggggcCCAGATCATGCGTTTTCTCGCCTCCGACATCTCGAAAGACTGCTTCGTCAACATCATGGAGCAGTACCACCCCGACGGCCACGTAGGCAAAAAAGTAAAAGGCACacgggccggccgaggctcTGACGAGGTTCGCTACGGCGAGCTCAACCGGgccgtcaccgacgacgaagtATCCTCGATCcgccacgccgccgaggatgccgggCTCTGGAGATTCAACGACCCGCCTCGGCACGACGGGTTTGCCATTTGA
- a CDS encoding translation initiation factor eIF-2B subunit alpha, with amino-acid sequence MAATDPAGAASRDLPIRRQSLSSINFDIVATYRNLLSSDANLTKPVAAIESLVILLKAVPSTTVYETLDTVKIHSDRLKASVANPVPLTAGTDLFLHYLVSSLKQQEGSFDAVRTHLLRNGHLFAERANAARNGVAEAGWRFVRDGKCVLTHGASRSVAGVLARASKILPGKFRVIYVRDEARPAESGRVVDQLRGMGIPVAEIPEAAVAHVMGLLRQVHMVFVGAEAVTQNGGIISRVGTFQIAQLAVARKIPFYVAAETHKFVRKFPLDQRDLGFKQEMLHFTTDGPSQCTEDLVDYTPPELITNLVTENGVHLPTYVFEQLLDIYGSLNG; translated from the exons ATGGCGGCTACAGACCCGGCTGGTG CGGCCTCCAGGGACCTGCCTATTCGGAGGCAGTCGTTGTCCTCCATCAACTTCGA CATCGTTGCCACCTACCGCAATCTCCTCTCGTCAGACGCCAACCTCACGaagcccgtcgccgccatcgaatCCCTTGTCATTCTCCTCAAGGCCGTCCCCTCCACCACTGTGTACGAAACGCTCGACACGGTCAAGATTCACTCGGACCGTCTAAAGGCGTCCGTAGCCAACCCCGTGCCTCTCACCGCCGGTACCGACCTTTTCCTCCACTATCTCGTCTCCTCGCTTAAGCAGCAGGAAGGGAGCTTCGACGCCGTTCGCACCCACCTCCTCCGCAACGGTCACCTTTTCGCCGAGCGTGCCAACGCCGCACGCAACGGCGTCGCGGAGGCCGGCTGGCGCTTCGTCCGCGACGGCAAGTGCGTCCTGACCCATGGCGCATCCAGGTCCGTCGCCGGTGTGCTTGCCCGCGCCTCCAAGATCCTTCCCGGCAAGTTCAGGGTCATCTACGtccgcgacgaggcgaggcctGCCGAgagcggccgcgtcgtcgaccagcTGCGCGGCATGGGCATCCCCGTCGCCGAGATccccgaggccgccgtcgcccatgtCATGGGCCTGCTTCGGCAGGTGCACATGGTCTttgtcggcgccgaagcTGTCACCCAGAACGGCGGCATCATCTCGCGCGTCGGCACTTTCCAGATTgcccagctcgccgtcgcccggaaGATACCCTTttacgtcgccgccgagacgcACAAGTTTGTTCGCAAGTTCCCGCTCGACCAACGGGATCTCGGTTTCAAACAGGAGATGCTTCATTTTACCACCGACGGTCCTAGCCAGTGCACCGAGGATCTTGTCGACTACACT CCCCCCGAGCTCATCACCAACCTCGTGACGGAAAACGGCGTCCACCTGCCCACCTACGTCTTCGAACAGCTCCTCGACATATACGGCAGTCTAAACGGGTGA